The following coding sequences are from one Corvus moneduloides isolate bCorMon1 unplaced genomic scaffold, bCorMon1.pri scaffold_94_arrow_ctg1, whole genome shotgun sequence window:
- the LOC116439064 gene encoding keratin-associated protein 16-1-like isoform X2, producing the protein MSQRVPARPSVSQCVPARPSVSQRVPVRPAASQRVPVCPNASERVPVCPSASGCVRPCPSASQCVPVRPSGSGCRVPVCPSASPCIPVRPSASGCVRPCPSASQRVPVGAGLCPSTSKRVPVRPSVSLLVRGRVPARSERVPVRPSVSQCVRLCPAVSQRVPACPCWCGAVSQHVPVCPSASQHVPVGAGPCPSMSHCVPVRPSASECVPECPATCQHIRPCPSVSGRVPVRPSVSGRVPACPAVSQCVPACPAVSQRVPAYPAVSQPIWPHARVSQRVPAASQHVPVHPSMSQRVPVCPSASGHVRARPATSQCVPVRPSASQCIQVCPRMSGHVPAHPAVSERV; encoded by the exons ATGTCCCAGCGTGTCCCAGCGCGTCCGAGCgtgtcccagtgtgtcccagcacGTCCGAGCGTGTCCCAGCGTGTCCCAGTGCGTCCGGCTGCGTCCCAGCgtgtcccagtgtgtcccaaTGCGTCCGAGCgtgtcccagtgtgtcccagtgcGTCCGGCTGTGTCCGGCCGTGTCCCAGCGCGTCCCAGTGCGTCCCAGTGCGTCCCAGTGGGTCCGGCTGT CgtgtcccagtgtgtcccagtgcGTCCCCGTGCATCCCAGTGCGTCCCAGTGCGTCCGGCTGTGTCCGGCCGTGTCCCAGCGCGTCCCAGCGTGTCCCTGTTGGTgcggggctgtgtcccagcacGTCCAAGCGTGTCCCAGTGCGTCCCAGCGTGTCCCTGTTGGTGCGGGGCCGTGTCCCAGCACGTTCCGAGCGTGTCCCAGTGcgtcccagtgtgtcccagtgcGTCcggctgtgtccagctgtgtcccagcgCGTCCCAGCGTGTCCCTGTTGGTGCGGGGCCGTGTCCCAGCatgtcccagtgtgtcccagtgcatcccagcaTGTCCCTGTTGGTGCGGGGCCGTGTCCCAGCatgtccca CTGCGTCCCAGTGCGTCCCAGTGCGTCCGAGTGTGTCCCAGAATGTCCGGCCACGTGCCAGCACATCCGGCCGTGTCCCAGCGTGTCCGGCCGTGTCCCAGTGCGTCCCAGCGTGTCCGGCCGTGTCCCAGCGTGTCCGGCCGTGTCCCAGTGCGTCCCAGCGTGTCCGGCCGTGTCCCAGCGTGTCCCAGCGTATCCGGCCGTGTCCCAGCCCATCTGGCCACATGCCAGGGTGTCCCAGCGTGTCCCA GCTGCGTCCCAGCATGTCCCAGTGCACCCCAGCATGTCCCAGCgtgtcccagtgtgtcccagcgCATCCGGCCATGTCCGAGCGCGTCCGGCCAcgtcccagtgtgtcccagtgcgtcccagtgcatcccagtgcatcCAAGTGTGTCCCAGAATGTCCGGCCACGTGCCAGCACATCCGGCCGTGTCCGAGCGTGTCTGA
- the LOC116439064 gene encoding keratin-associated protein 16-1-like isoform X1 has product MSRCVPVHPSMSGHVPACPSASERVPVCPSTSERVPACPSASGCVPACPSVSQCVRACPSVSQCVRLCPAVSQRVPVRPSASQWVRLSCPSVSQCVPVHPSASQCVRLCPAVSQRVPACPCWCGAVSQHVQACPSASQRVPVGAGPCPSTFRACPSASQCVPVRPAVSSCVPARPSVSLLVRGRVPACPTASQCVPVRPSVSQNVRPRASTSGRVPACPAVSQCVPACPAVSQRVRPCPSASQRVRPCPSVSQRIRPCPSPSGHMPGCPSVSQCVPVHPSASQHVPVRPSVSGRVPARLATYQRVPVCPSPSGRVRVHPSVSQHVWPCPSVSGHVPARPSVSQHIPVCPSVSQRVPAHPAMSQRIQPRPSASGRVRAHQAASQHVPVHPSMSQRVPVCPSASGHVRARPATSQCVPVRPSASQCIQVCPRMSGHVPAHPAVSERV; this is encoded by the exons ATGTCCCGGTGtgtcccagtgcatcccagcaTGTCCGGCCATGTCCCAGCGTGTCCCAGCGCGTCCGAGCgtgtcccagtgtgtcccagcacGTCCGAGCGTGTCCCAGCGTGTCCCAGTGCGTCCGGCTGCGTCCCAGCgtgtcccagtgtgtcccaaTGCGTCCGAGCgtgtcccagtgtgtcccagtgcGTCCGGCTGTGTCCGGCCGTGTCCCAGCGCGTCCCAGTGCGTCCCAGTGCGTCCCAGTGGGTCCGGCTGT CgtgtcccagtgtgtcccagtgcGTCCCCGTGCATCCCAGTGCGTCCCAGTGCGTCCGGCTGTGTCCGGCCGTGTCCCAGCGCGTCCCAGCGTGTCCCTGTTGGTgcggggctgtgtcccagcacGTCCAAGCGTGTCCCAGTGCGTCCCAGCGTGTCCCTGTTGGTGCGGGGCCGTGTCCCAGCACGTTCCGAGCGTGTCCCAGTGcgtcccagtgtgtcccagtgcGTCcggctgtgtccagctgtgtcccagcgCGTCCCAGCGTGTCCCTGTTGGTGCGGGGCCGTGTCCCAGCatgtccca CTGCGTCCCAGTGCGTCCCAGTGCGTCCGAGTGTGTCCCAGAATGTCCGGCCACGTGCCAGCACATCCGGCCGTGTCCCAGCGTGTCCGGCCGTGTCCCAGTGCGTCCCAGCGTGTCCGGCCGTGTCCCAGCGTGTCCGGCCGTGTCCCAGTGCGTCCCAGCGTGTCCGGCCGTGTCCCAGCGTGTCCCAGCGTATCCGGCCGTGTCCCAGCCCATCTGGCCACATGCCAGGGTGTCCCAGCGTGTCCCAGTGCGTGCCGGTGCATCCCAGCGCATCCCAGCATGTCCCAGTGCGTCCCAGTGTGTCTGGCCGTGTCCCAGCACGTCTGGCCACGTACCAGCGcgtcccagtgtgtcccagccCGTCCGGCCGTGTCCGAGTGcatcccagtgtgtcccagcaTGTCTGGCCATGTCCGAGCGTGTCCGGCCACGTCCCAGCAcgtcccagtgtgtcccagcacattccagtgtgtcccagtgtgtcccagcgTGTCCCAGCGCATCCAGCCATGTCCCAGCGCATCCAGCCACGCCCCAGCGCGTCCGGCCGTGTCCGAGCGCATCAGGCTGCGTCCCAGCATGTCCCAGTGCACCCCAGCATGTCCCAGCgtgtcccagtgtgtcccagcgCATCCGGCCATGTCCGAGCGCGTCCGGCCAcgtcccagtgtgtcccagtgcgtcccagtgcatcccagtgcatcCAAGTGTGTCCCAGAATGTCCGGCCACGTGCCAGCACATCCGGCCGTGTCCGAGCGTGTCTGA